AATGTCTAAAATTTCTGTTTTTCTCCACTTTTCTCAGAACGAAATAGATTAACACGCGTCGCTTTTGAACTTTTGAACTGAAGAAAAATGAGTACaactttataaaattattttcagcTAATACACTGAGCAAACAAATTATCTTTTATTTCCGTTAAAATGTACAGGTAACAATATCATAAAAATCTCCACCGGCTTCATAATATGCGGTAAAATTTAATGTATCAATCACGAGCTTTGTTGATCGTCACGCTCCTAGCGATCATATCTTTGCATTATATCTTTTTTCAATGTAAGGTCgctattttatgtttatttaagcgtataacatttcattaaatttcatCAATGAATTTATAATTCTTTGTTAGTAGATTTTGAAGTATTTCAATATGCTACTCGTTATTTTTCTGGAGTGTCAATTAAGGTGTTTTTCAAGGAGAATTTTTACGTGCTCGCGCATTTTACATCCCGTATAGGAATAAGGGAAAGTGCGAAAAAATCAAATGCTTTAAGAATAATATTGACACACATATTAATATGCAGAATattaaatataatgaaatgtaaTCTGATGAAAAAGTGCATAGCTAAAAATTATTGAGCCGTAAATTTTACTTGTTTGGTTTTTATGTGACTAATATAAGAATACTATATATGAGAAATAAAGTTTACTTTTTTCTCTCCATATTAAGAATAATGcacgtttttgtttttatttatcattttgtcATAACTATTGGTTTTGTGTTACATTGTATATTAACGATACTCTGATAGTCAATCAATAAGTTCTAATTGATGAAATTGTATTAAAACTATATAAGAAAGGATGAAACTCCCGCCACCAAGAGACTTTTGAGCGTTTATTCCCTTTGCGATTTTGACTCTCTTTTTTTCGCGGTGAGGGAAAAGTGTGTTCGTACTGGAGCTATATATACGTTCTATTCTGTAATGTCTTTAGGAGCTGAGACTAcaataacacatgtgttatagtagtctcagttagGAGCAATCAGGTACATCTCTCTGTAATTTATGCACGACAAATATACGAGCTTCAATTCCCCTCGAAATCCGTTCTTTTATAAAGACATGAGATTTataattttctgtttatattttagGTTCTCCATTATTACCAGTGCCGCAcgcattttcatttttaagtaacATGAGAGGGAAGCCTCGCCGGGGTATGTTAAGGAGAGCAGTATTCTCAGACATGCAAAGGAAAGGTCTAGAAAAGATGTTTCAAAAACAGAAGTACATTAGTAAACCAGACAGAAAGAAGCTTGCAGCCAAACTAGGACTTAAAGATTCTCAGGTAGGTCCAAATAATATCACGTTTTATTATGGATAAAAGAAGATTGGGATATAAACCCAAAACAAAAACCCAACAGCACAATGATGCGCACACTCGTTGTTCATGTTTAGCGCTTTAAGAtatcatgttttaaaatatttccaatgAACCACCTTCGTTATTTAGAAAACGCAAAACCCAcattaatattttcataaaatacgCTTACACGAAAGATGcaatattataacaaaatgtCAATGACAGataattatttttatgatttactttGACGCCATGAGACATTTTATGAATCTTGGGCTTGTTAATTAATACACATTCTTGGATTAGTTTATCATCAATTTGTAATAAGTTGTCACTTTCATATGTCCCTCATGAGTACATGAGCGCCTTTAATTCATCAGCAATAATTCTTAAGGCGCTCTGAAAGGATCCTTCAAATGGTCTCCAGCAGTCCACAACAATAACAGATGAAGTAAGggagactgtcatagattccgtTGTCAATTTTCTATAACATATTATAATAAGTATGAAACTTATAACGGAATGAAATTGACTAACTGACGGCAATTGAATAAGGAGCTGGCTGCCAAAGGGAAATTCAAGATAATCGTTAAAACATCTGGTCCTGATATCTTAATGAGAAATTagcaataataaaacaaattaattgtaATGATAATATAAACTGCGGCATAATAGAGACAGTTTGTCATGAATGCAGATTGTTTGTTTCTGTTTTGGTTAAAGTAGCTGCCAATGAAGTGTCGGGAGGCGTTCCGAAAAGAGTGTCAGCAGCTTCTTTATGACTCTGATGAAAGACAAACTTCAAGAAGTCAACTTTGATAAATGATATATCTTGTTACGACGTGACAGTCATAATTTCATAAGAATTGAAATAGTTTTTGAATCTTGAAATCTAAAAGCCAAACGGGTACcgttatattatttattaatttaggtttagatttttgttgttgaaaatttaagACTCATTTAACGCTGAAAATGTTCTTTCGTGCAACAAATAGACTGCTGATTGATAAACATCCATTTCCCCCCGAGAACACGAAACAGAGTATTGTGGTTGAAACATATTTGTATACAAGTATAAGTAAGGAAAACACATGGGTGTTCAATCAGGAATTTTAAACTGAGATGAAAGTCAATCTGTTTACCAGCTCCACTTAGTAAAAGTAAAATCGTCTGTCATAATGATATTATTAATAACGCCTTAATGATTCAGCTCATTTAGAAACTGTTAAATAGTTTTACTCAGGGGTCTACAAACACGAAAACATGGTCTGCTGGTTCAGTCGTCAGCTGGTAACTAACTATCATGTAGACATATGTACAGTAAGGTTCTCGTTGTTTTATGAAAAGACAAACTTATTGGGAAACAAACAAAACGATTACACGTTATTTATAACTATACATTCCTTTTCAGGTAaaaatttggtttcaaaatagGAGAATGAAATGGAGGAATTCAAAAGAGCGGGAACTTTTATCGTCTGGAGGATCACGTGAATCAACTTTGCCAGTGAAAGGAAGCGATGGTCAAAATTGTGAACAGTCTGCTGTTTCAGATAGTAATGACAATGACAATTTAAATGACAGCCAAAGCTCCGAATGTACAAATAACTTAGATGACACAGACTATCCCGGCTCCTTGTCTATAGACATGGAACATGCGCAATCTAGTTTTTCTCATAGTGACGATTCAGAAAGTGATGACGAAATAGATGTATCGTAAACGATCGTGATATCGTTTTAATGATCTCCACACAAATCTAGTCTTCGAAAGATATCATAAAGTGCCAATCAAGTCTAGTTTTTATTCCGatttcaaatgtatttattttttgaaattataataatacatttgtaatactTTGAGTTAATGATTCGGATGAAATAAAATAGTTATGATCTTAAAAagcttaaatttaatgttaagcGATTGAAATATTTAACAACTGTCGACGTCAGGTGTCCCATGTGGGACTAGATACTAATAAAAGTGCTACTAACAATGAAACTTAGACGAATGTCCTAGCACAGTaatggtagtttttttttaaataattgcttttatctGTGATAATGATGTATTTATAAACtgtaaaatgtgaataaaatgtgaaaatttagtttttatttcttttgaatgaGAGATAGGAAGAATCGTGGTCATCTTTAAACACGAGGATAATATATCAAATCGTCAGATCTGTTGAACAACTGGTGTACAAATCATTAATTCATGTTCTCAAATAAAGAAACTCTGGAGAACAAAGTGTATATTACATTGTGTTACGCATCCATTAAATCATCTGAAAAGCGTGGTTAAATCAGCTTTATTAAAGCAAACAAGTCCAACCTGAACGAAGCATGTAACACATATTacaaatcatataaatatgttatatttcctattttgcaaattcggaatttcaaaatatagatatattttgaaattccgaatttgcaaaataggaaatatgacaaatatacaaattataaagTTGACCCCAAACACATCATTCAAACAGAACTCAAATTAGTGAATTGAAGTCTTCTTTACTCAGTTATAACAAAGACTGGTTGGTTAAGATCAAATTGGTTTCTAATTGACAGTACATAGAAgagttttgatgattttttctTTAGACTGACAAGTTAGTTTAGTATTAACCAGTAGCACTATCAAAAGTACAGACGACATACACAATATTAAATATGATTACGTCATGTACGTACTCATGAACCTGTCCAAATAAACTATTTTAACAGGAACGTGTTCATGAACCTGTCCACAACCAATAATGTTCACGTGAATCTGTCCAAACGAAAATCATCTTTTATTGTACGTGTTcatgaacatgttcaaaacataTTATGTTTAGGTTTATGTGCTCGTTGACCCACTGGTCCATGAACGTACTTTATGATCTCTCAGgtgtaaaaataaagtttttgtcgCTTTTTTGTTGCATATATTTTCCACTTTTCCTATTACTTTTCTAATACTGTAGCCTTTCTCTAGATACGCAATCCATTTGTGCATAGCATCCTACATACTTATCGATCCTTATTGAAAAACAAGACATATATCTCAAATACATTTATGACTAAATGTTTTCTAAATCTGATACAAATTTTTCATTCAATCTTGCAAATTTTAGAGACATATTTTATGCCATAGAAATTGTTTTTATGCCCAATTTATTATCAAGCCCCATGTATGGGCATTAtggtttctggtctgtgcgtccgtctgttcgtcgttcgttcgtctgttcgtccgttcgtccgtatgttccgcttcaggtaaaagtttttgttcgaggtcaggttaaagtttttggtcgaggtagtttttgatgaagctgaagtccaatcaacttgaaacttagtacacatgttccctatgatatgatctttctaattttaatgccaaatagaggttttaccccattttcacggtccactgaacataaatgAAAGTTCTGaaggggcatccgtgtacttgggacacattcttgtttcttcatcAAATGCTTGTACGGCACTatctcttgattttttttatttatggtaTGACCAAGTTGTCATTCTGAATTGGAGTGACATAATTTCTttgcattatatttttttgtcgtccctgaattttgaaatgttttataacatATGAAATTTGCTAGTTTAGTTTTATGTTTTTGCTACTATATATCAATTAAGATTTTGATTGAAATGATTTGTTTGGGAAGGTCGGAATACCTGCATGATTGTTGTTTAGTTGGTGTCGTTTTGGATTTCTCTCCATGCTCTGAATAGAAAAAGAACAACACAAACCAACTATTTAATGTTTCCTTATGCAGTCTTTCTTCAAATATACAACGAatcaaatacatattaaaatgacATATGTTTGATGAATACACAcatataaaacagaataatatGCAATGCACACCTTAAGTTAACATAAGCAATACAAATTTTTagcagaatgaaaaaaaaaaaatctattttagtAATTTTCATATCTTATACGCTTCACTATTTAATTCATATATACATGTTTGGGACTAAATGTATTATATTCACAAGTTTAAAATGTTTTCAgcattaaagtttttaaagtattCGATATGGTGGTTAACAATTTTTACACCTTGATTTGATTGAAAGCAGGAAATTACAGAAAGTGAAGATTTTAACAGCTTAACAATGACACGGGGTTGTAATTGCAATTACATTTCAGTGACATGACATTTATTCATTGTAAACTATTAATTATTAATATTCTGCTCGTGTTCAAAAACACTTGATCTTATTGGAATTAATTGGGGCGAGAAAATTACACTCATGCAACCGTTTGAAATACCCAAAACATTTCGCATTACATATGTTTATTTCAAGATTTGCAAATAGTAACTAAAGGAGAAATTGTTGAACACTATAAAGAAGCCTTAACTTTGTAGTTTTCCAATACCTATTGTGAGTTTGGAAGaatttaatgtatatttaaaaaaagaagatgtggtatgattgccaatgagacaactgtccgcaagagaccaaaatgaaacagaaattaacaactataggtcaccatacggccttcaacaatgagcaaagccaattcTGCATAGTTAGCtgtaaaaggctccgaaatgataatatgttttgattttaaagatgtaaaaaaatatgattttacaaTAATGCATAGGAAGCAATTCAAACTtaagtaaatgcattttaatgggTGTCAAAAAGAGAGCAATTTGATCTTTTTTCATTAGGTGCACGATATACCTGGATTTGGGGAAAAAGTCCCTAAGCTATATGGTCGTCTAATGTGTAGAAAATTAGATAGAACACAATTATTATACTTCAAAATGATATCAGGAATCACCAAATAAATTTGAAAGTACATCAGCTTGCATCTCACTCATCCCtcctgtttttgttttgaatttgagATCCAAAAACATTAACAAACTGCCTAGAAAGCACGACTTGGTATAGGGACAATAACATGTGGGGATGTTAATGCCCTCTACCTATCTACACCGTATAACTTGCACAGATCAGCTGCCAAAGACGATCAACACTACCTAATTTTAAGAGATTCAAATCTTAATCTCATCAAATTTATTTGTACCACTCAACCATTTGTTTTATGCTTGAACACATATAAATATGACTGCTTGTTatttggaaaatatattttttattttgtaccgcaacaattaaaattgagaaaggaaatggggaatgtgtcaaagcgacaacagcAATTAGTATACTTtccttattattttttatgaCCTGGAAAAGAATATAAAtgctataaaacaaataaacatttacaGAAAATAGCAGCCAGAATGGACGTACAATgcaaaagaaaacacaaattgcattataaaactttttgcaaaaaaaatattgctttacAACGATGAAAAGTATAGTTGAAAGGATACTTTATAACggtgaaaagtatatttaaaaaattatgagttcaaaaaattgactaaaaaacTGGAGATGTGAGGTATTTATCACGGGAAAAaactttagttttaaaaaaagctCTTAcaaatcaagaaacgtttttgtaagaaaaagaaaatacagaaattaatatataaatgcaCAAGCAAatagaagtacatgtatatataagataGAAGAAATCCGTTATGATCATTCTATCTCTAGTATGACGTCTacacctgatcaacaacaaaaacaaaatctggtaacaaaacaaataaaatgttagaTACAAACCCTTTGGTCTTATTTGTCTTTCAGATCAAGTTATTCTCCCTAGTGGTAACATAATGCTCAATTTGATCTTTTATGTGTACAATAATCTAATTAAAAGGGACTATTTGGTTTAATGAAATCGTATCACCTTATAATACCAAGGTGAAGTGTCGTTGAAAGATTCttttagttaaaaataaataaatattataacatGTACTTGACCTCTTCTATTAGCCCCTTTTAGATGCAAACTACGGGGTCAAATTAGGGAAACTTTTTctgtaaaatatatgaaatataataaaagagAAGTTAATAAAAACCAAACAACATCCTcatacagaaaaaataataaatacacgaaaaacaatttaacaattaaacGAATTTCGTGTAtatctgttaaatattttttttacccccATTTGCATTTTGATTTTCGTTAAAAATGCCCTTATTCATGCAAAGTTACTAAAATATTACCAAAATCTGCACAAATATAGTTTCTTGCAATATGTATCATTCATAAATAGATAACGACCTCAGAAATATGTCATAGTGTTGTCAGAACCAAAAAGTAAAGTTGAGAATGAATATGGgatatatgtcaaagagacaacatgtAACTGTCATACAACTAAGTTTGTTTAAAattcccgttttttttttaacatgagcCTTCTGTGAAATGAATTCTTGGGAAATTGTTCCCATCTCTTTTGTTGATGATGAAATTTTCCTGAATTCAAACAAACGATTTCATAACGATATTTTTAATGAATAgccaacatctccttatttttatatacatattcaaTTAGGAATTGTAAATAGAACatgattttgttcttgtttaaagATCTTTGGATGGTAAATCCTGCTCCGCTATAGCAGCAAATAACGATAGAAACAGGCAACCACAACATTTTACTTAAAAAGATATCCTCTTTAAAGTTAccctttttatattaaaatgtctAATCAAATCCGATGAAAATTATTCTGGATTTCTTGTTACAATACGTAAACCGAAGTGTAAGGTTTGtgacggttttttttttatatatgatagtAGCTTGCATTGATTTTGTGCAAGAGGGGACCTTATTTTGACTGTTTCACAAACTAAGAGAAAAAATGACTTGATCTAATTACTAAAATATGTTTTCCATTTTCAAAGTTTGTTCGAATCTCATCTTTGTCAACTATGTtatcacatcataaaatataaaacaaaattttttttattattattcaaactTAACTATAAAGTTTCCAAAGCTACTTTCTCATTATAAAGTTAAATGTTGTGTGTGGTCAACCATCCCTTTAAAGTGCCCCCAATCCAATAACCATAAGCAGTTATGAAGAGTACTTGAAACCATTAGGGGTATCATATTAAAATTGATCTTTATTTGCTAACTTTATTcgattttattcaatttatcttAATTCCTAACCCTGAGCGAATTGTCCTGCACTATTATTACTATTAAGATAGTTTACACATCTTTATAAAAAGCCTCACTTCAACAAAAATCCTCCTAACCAAAGTGATTAAAGCCTTTGAATTAAAATCTTCAAGAAGCAGGGTATTTATATTAGCCCCCATTATTGCAAGttattataacaaatctattatAAAAACTTCCAGAGGATTTAAAACAGTGAATAGATAGAGTCCATTGATACGAGAAaacaaataaagttataaatgagAAAAGcaaataatttgtatattttgttttctaagtAGGGAGGGAAATTAAGCTTACAAGTTTATTTAAGTCGTTCTTTTATCAGAAAGTAAAAGAAATACCCACCGGATACTTTTTGATTAAGTAGCATTTGTATTGATTTTAACGAGGTTaattttcttaaagaaaatatttcTATTCGAATTCATAGAGTACTGGTTTATTGAATTCGGGCGGGGTGCGTccattcaaaaatgaaaattaaaaatatatctcaACAGAGATTAGAGTAAAACATAACttgtatattttactttttccttataattgagaaaacaatttgatatacgATTTACcatattttgataacatattttCGTAACAAGTCAGCTGCATTTAGGTAATTCAAATTGTTGTTTACATATCATAATATCCCATAAAAACATTTACGAAATGTATATCGTGTCCTTAATTCCTATGGGAAAATTTTACAGAATACAACAAGACTATATGACGTTTAGTTTAGTTGTCCTGGACCCAAGAAAACAGAAGTAAAAAGAAAACAACGAACGAAAGAGATGAGCAGCAGATTTGACTACGAATGTTTATTACtatatacaatgtttacaaaaacaGACAGCAA
Above is a window of Mytilus galloprovincialis chromosome 7, xbMytGall1.hap1.1, whole genome shotgun sequence DNA encoding:
- the LOC143082715 gene encoding homeobox protein DBX1-like, which encodes MFPNILAPSPLYQSLFRNGQLVPQAPMVTTSASFLVENLLRDRNQALLARQGLPPFTCATTFSPTLPENLQATPVTSSASLNAINPAPYLKFGVNAILGREPSSPKSEEKIESPHPSRNVYNCQSSISTSPSKGCGYVSHGLSCAGCSPRQTFYEAQFPNMFRNSYFPGSPLLPVPHAFSFLSNMRGKPRRGMLRRAVFSDMQRKGLEKMFQKQKYISKPDRKKLAAKLGLKDSQVKIWFQNRRMKWRNSKERELLSSGGSRESTLPVKGSDGQNCEQSAVSDSNDNDNLNDSQSSECTNNLDDTDYPGSLSIDMEHAQSSFSHSDDSESDDEIDVS